The Streptomyces sp. ALI-76-A nucleotide sequence CGGCCGGATCCGCACCCTGGTCACCGCCTTCGTCACCCTCGACTCGATCCCGCTGGAACCGCACTACCGGGCGGCCCGTGAGCGGGGCGCCCTGGAGCTGAGGGAGGTCGACGAGGCGATGTTCCTGTGGGGCCTGACCGCGGCGGCGAACCGGCTGCCGTTCCTGCCGGTGCGGGCCGGGATCGGCTCCGATGTGATGCGGGCCGGCCCCGCTCTGCGGACGGTGACCTCGCCCTACGACGACGGGGAGACGTTCGTGGCGATGCCGGCGCTGCGGATGGACGCCGCCCTGGTGCACGTCAGCCGCGCCGACCGGCAGGGCAACGGCCAGTACCTGGGGCCCGACCCGTACTTCGACGACCTGTTCTGCGCGGCGGCCGACACCGCCTACCTGTCCTGCGAGCGGATCGTGGACACGGCCGAGCTGACGAAGGCGGCGCCCCCGCAGACCCTGCTGGTCGGCCGCCACACGGTCACGGGGGTCGTGGAGGCCCCGAACGGCGCGCACTTCACGTCCTGCGCCCCCGACTACGGCCGGGACGAGGCGTTCCAGAAGCAGTACGCGAGCATGCCCTGGGCGCGGTTCACGGCGCGGTTCCTGGACGGGGACGAACAGGCGTACCGGTCGGCCGTCCAGGCGTGGCACGAGGCGGAGGGGTCATGACCACCGGATTGGGCGCCCCTTCCGCCCCGCCCACCCGGGCCGAGTACTGCGTGATCGCCTGCGCGGAGGCATGGCGGGACGCGGGCGAGATCCTGGCGAGCCCCATGGGCGTGATCCCGTCCGTGGGCGCCCGCCTGGCCCGCCGCACCTTCGCGCCGGACCTGCTGCTGACCGACGGCGAGGCACTGCTCGTGGACCCGGACGGAACCGTCGAGGGCTGGCTGCCCTACCGGCAGCACCTCACCTGGGTCACCGGCGGACGCCGGCACGTGATGATGGGCGCCGGCCAGATCGACCGGTACGGCAACCAGAACATCTCCTGCATCGGCGACTGGGCCCGGCCCACGCGGCAGCTGCTCGGAGTACGGGGCGCTCCGGTCAACACCCTGAACAACCCGACCAGTTACTGGATCCCGCGGCACTCCCGGCGGGTCTTCGTCGAACGCGTCGACCTGGTGTGCGGGGTGGGGTACGACCGTGCCGCCGAGCATCCGGAGTCGGCCCGCTTCCACCGGATCCCCCGGGTCGTGTCCGACCTCGGCGTCTTCGACTTCGACACCCCCGACCGCTCGATGCGGCTGGCCTCGCTGCATCCCGGCGTCACGCTGGACCAGGTCGGGGAGGCCACCGGTTTCGCGCTGACCGTCCCCCAGGAGGTGCCGTACACCCGCGAACCGACGCCCCGGGAGCTGGAGTTGATCCGCGAGGTGATCGACCCGGGGAACACCCGGGCCACCGAGGTCGGGACGTGAGCGGTCGGGACGTGAGCGGTCGGGATGTGATGGAGACCGCGTTCACCCGGCTGGTCGGCGTCCGGCACCCGCTCGTGCAGACCGGGATGGGCTGGGTGGCGGGCCCCCGTCTGGTCTCGGCGACGGCGAACGCCGGGGCGCTCGGCATCCTCGCCTCCGCGACGATGACCCCGGACCAGTTGCGCGCGGCGGTGCGCGAGGTCAGGTCCCGCACCGACGCGCCCTTCGGGGTCAACCTGCGGGCCGACGCCGCCGACGCCGCCGACCGGGTACGGATCATGATCGAGGAGGGGGTGCGGGTCGCGTCCTTCGCCCTCGCGCCGTCACCCGCTCTGATCGCCCGGCTCAAGGAGGCGGGGGTCGTCGTGATCCCCTCCGTGGGCGCCCGCCGGCATGCCGAGAAGGTCGCCGCGTGGGGCGCGGACGCGGTGATCGTGCAGGGCGGGGAGGGCGGCGGGCACACCGGTGAGGTGGCGACGACAGTGCTGTTGCCCCAGGTGGTGGACGCGGTGGACCTCCCGGTCGTGGCGGCGGGCGGCTTCTTCGACGGACGGGGACTGGTCGCCGCGCTGGCCTACGGCGCGTCCGGCGTCGCCATGGGCACGCGGTTCCTGCTCACCTCGGACTCCACGGTCCCCGACGCGGTGAAGGCGAGGTACCTGACGGCGACGGTCCGGGACGTCACCGTCACCACCGCCGTCGACGGCCTGCCGCACCGCATGCTGCGGACGGACCTGGTCGCCGCCCTGGAGCGCGCCGGCCGCACGACGGCCCTGCTGCGGGCCGTGCGGGAAGCCGCCGGGTTCCGGAGGCTGTCGGGGCTGACCTGGCGGCGGATGGTCCGGGACGGCCTCGCCATGAAGCACGGCCGGGACCTGACCTGGAGCCAGGTCCTGCTCGCCGCGAACACGCCGATGCTGCTGAGGTCGGCGATGGTGGACGGCCGTACGGATCTCGGGGTCATGGCGTCCGGGCAGGTCGCCGGGGTAATCGACGACCTGCCGTCGTGCGCGGAGCTGGTGGAGCGGATCATGAAGGAGGCGACGGAGGTACAGGCCAGGCTCCGCACCGGACCCTGACCGTCACCGCCTCCCGGTGACCGTCACACCGGCTTCGGCCCGCCGCGCGGGCGACCGACCCGCCCCCCATTCACCGCGCGGGTGACCGGCCCACCGCAGACCCACCACCGCCCCACCGCGAGCATGAGGGGCCTGCCGCAGACCCGCCACCGCCCACCACGAGCGTGACCGGCCCACCACCGATTCACCGCGTCCGCGCGGGTGACCGGCCCACCATGTGCGTGGCCGGCCCGCCACCCTTGCTCAGAGCCG carries:
- a CDS encoding CoA-transferase, with translation MGDKTMTADEAVARLASGMTLGIGGWGSRRKPMALVRALLRSPITDLTVVSYGGPDVGMLAAAGRIRTLVTAFVTLDSIPLEPHYRAARERGALELREVDEAMFLWGLTAAANRLPFLPVRAGIGSDVMRAGPALRTVTSPYDDGETFVAMPALRMDAALVHVSRADRQGNGQYLGPDPYFDDLFCAAADTAYLSCERIVDTAELTKAAPPQTLLVGRHTVTGVVEAPNGAHFTSCAPDYGRDEAFQKQYASMPWARFTARFLDGDEQAYRSAVQAWHEAEGS
- a CDS encoding CoA-transferase; translation: MTTGLGAPSAPPTRAEYCVIACAEAWRDAGEILASPMGVIPSVGARLARRTFAPDLLLTDGEALLVDPDGTVEGWLPYRQHLTWVTGGRRHVMMGAGQIDRYGNQNISCIGDWARPTRQLLGVRGAPVNTLNNPTSYWIPRHSRRVFVERVDLVCGVGYDRAAEHPESARFHRIPRVVSDLGVFDFDTPDRSMRLASLHPGVTLDQVGEATGFALTVPQEVPYTREPTPRELELIREVIDPGNTRATEVGT
- a CDS encoding nitronate monooxygenase, whose product is METAFTRLVGVRHPLVQTGMGWVAGPRLVSATANAGALGILASATMTPDQLRAAVREVRSRTDAPFGVNLRADAADAADRVRIMIEEGVRVASFALAPSPALIARLKEAGVVVIPSVGARRHAEKVAAWGADAVIVQGGEGGGHTGEVATTVLLPQVVDAVDLPVVAAGGFFDGRGLVAALAYGASGVAMGTRFLLTSDSTVPDAVKARYLTATVRDVTVTTAVDGLPHRMLRTDLVAALERAGRTTALLRAVREAAGFRRLSGLTWRRMVRDGLAMKHGRDLTWSQVLLAANTPMLLRSAMVDGRTDLGVMASGQVAGVIDDLPSCAELVERIMKEATEVQARLRTGP